Proteins found in one Candidatus Krumholzibacteriia bacterium genomic segment:
- the lptC gene encoding LPS export ABC transporter periplasmic protein LptC, with the protein MHGKAGNKRRGIWLLAALLAAGCGRGENTDTVGAGDGASQVTRNFTTTASDSGQVRYVFHARIARAYDDDETRAEQVRVEFYDAGRVVSVLTAREGFLEGGRMTAKGDVVVETTDGARLETQSLYWDRENQKIRSEELVRITRRDDPEVLTGRGLTTDPNLDLVDIQNPSLTGPVGAEPR; encoded by the coding sequence ATGCACGGAAAAGCAGGAAACAAGCGTCGGGGAATCTGGCTGCTCGCCGCCTTGCTGGCAGCTGGGTGTGGGCGCGGTGAGAACACCGACACCGTGGGTGCCGGCGACGGGGCGAGCCAGGTGACGCGCAACTTCACGACCACCGCCAGCGACAGCGGCCAGGTGCGCTACGTGTTCCACGCCCGCATCGCCCGTGCCTACGACGATGACGAGACCCGGGCCGAGCAGGTCCGCGTGGAGTTCTACGACGCCGGCAGGGTGGTCTCGGTGCTCACCGCCCGGGAAGGCTTCCTGGAAGGGGGCCGCATGACGGCGAAGGGCGACGTGGTGGTGGAGACCACGGACGGTGCGCGCTTGGAGACGCAATCGCTCTACTGGGATCGGGAGAACCAGAAGATCCGCTCCGAAGAGCTGGTGCGCATCACCCGCCGCGACGATCCGGAGGTGCTCACGGGACGGGGGCTCACGACCGACCCGAACCTCGACCTCGTGGACATCCAGAATCCCAGCCTCACGGGGCCGGTGGGCGCGGAACCACGATGA
- a CDS encoding PTS sugar transporter subunit IIB, protein MNELLVRIDDCLLHAQVLLTWGTKFAPRRVVLAHDGVAADAAQAARYRDLAEGDYEIVVQSVSAAAAALQSGAVVRTLVVLGSCADALRFVEAGAPVRRIQLGGLHTPGGKVLLDYIHPSAADAAALRALLARGVELEAQDLPASSSVSVDAGSLSRLWP, encoded by the coding sequence GTGAACGAGCTCCTGGTGCGTATCGACGACTGTCTCTTGCATGCGCAGGTGCTGCTGACCTGGGGGACGAAGTTCGCGCCCCGCCGCGTCGTCTTGGCCCATGACGGTGTCGCCGCCGACGCCGCGCAGGCGGCGCGTTACCGCGACCTTGCCGAGGGGGACTACGAGATCGTCGTGCAGAGCGTGAGTGCCGCCGCGGCGGCGTTGCAAAGCGGCGCCGTGGTGCGGACGTTGGTCGTCCTGGGGTCCTGCGCCGACGCGCTCCGCTTCGTGGAAGCCGGCGCTCCGGTGCGACGCATCCAGCTCGGGGGTCTCCACACTCCGGGGGGCAAGGTGCTGCTCGATTACATTCATCCTTCTGCCGCCGATGCCGCGGCCTTGCGCGCCCTTCTCGCCCGCGGTGTGGAGCTCGAGGCGCAGGATCTGCCGGCGAGCTCGAGCGTTTCCGTCGACGCCGGGAGCCTGTCCCGGTTGTGGCCGTAA
- a CDS encoding HPr family phosphocarrier protein, which yields MNPSSGHVAMTQAETRIRNALGMHLRSAGTFVKLASRFQAQILVSTPEVPPVDGKSILGLATLGAIQGTPLIIRADGPDEVEAVRALCELVEQGFHEEP from the coding sequence GTGAATCCCTCGAGCGGGCACGTGGCGATGACCCAGGCCGAGACGCGCATTCGCAACGCGCTGGGGATGCACCTGCGTTCGGCAGGGACCTTCGTCAAGTTGGCCTCCCGCTTCCAGGCGCAGATCCTGGTGTCGACGCCGGAAGTGCCGCCCGTGGACGGCAAGAGCATCCTCGGTTTGGCGACGCTCGGGGCGATTCAGGGAACGCCGCTCATCATCCGCGCCGACGGCCCCGACGAGGTCGAGGCGGTGCGGGCGCTGTGCGAGCTCGTGGAGCAGGGCTTTCATGAGGAGCCGTGA
- the hprK gene encoding HPr(Ser) kinase/phosphatase — MRVLSVQTFYERRLEVYKLELLTASAASEREITVREVNRPGLCLAGHTRNFLDDRIQILGETEITFLETMADSAQRAAIDRLLKFRLNCIIITKALPVPPYLQQRAEERRVPLLRTPLSTTPFLHSLTEYLTDFFAPRDSVHASLVDVYGVGLLFVGRSGIGKSEIALDLVERGHRLVADDVVELVRKADDVVIGRGREMLQHNMEIRGIGVVDVREIFGIRAIRIQKRIEVVVRLEEWSPDRHYDRHGLERMTSEILDVSIPTVVIPIFPGKNVTVLAEVVALDHMLRTYGFNAAENLQERIVSNAKARAHLEEYLANDKE; from the coding sequence GTGCGTGTGCTTTCCGTGCAGACGTTCTACGAGCGGCGGCTCGAGGTCTACAAGCTCGAGCTGCTCACGGCCAGCGCCGCCTCGGAGCGGGAGATCACCGTGCGCGAGGTGAACCGCCCGGGCTTGTGCCTGGCGGGGCACACGCGCAACTTCCTGGACGACCGCATCCAGATCCTCGGCGAGACCGAGATCACCTTCCTGGAGACGATGGCCGACAGCGCCCAGCGCGCCGCCATCGACCGGCTGCTGAAGTTTCGGCTCAACTGCATCATCATCACCAAGGCGCTGCCGGTGCCGCCCTACCTGCAGCAGCGCGCCGAGGAGCGCCGCGTGCCACTCTTGCGCACGCCCTTGTCGACCACGCCGTTTCTCCACTCCCTCACCGAGTACCTCACCGACTTCTTCGCCCCCCGCGACTCAGTGCACGCCTCGCTGGTGGACGTCTATGGCGTCGGTCTCCTCTTCGTCGGGCGGAGCGGCATCGGCAAGAGCGAGATCGCCTTGGACCTGGTGGAGCGCGGCCACCGACTGGTGGCGGACGACGTGGTGGAGCTGGTGCGCAAAGCGGACGACGTGGTCATCGGCCGCGGCCGCGAGATGCTGCAGCACAACATGGAGATCCGCGGCATCGGTGTGGTCGACGTGCGCGAGATCTTCGGCATCCGGGCCATCCGCATCCAGAAGCGCATCGAGGTCGTGGTGCGTCTCGAAGAGTGGAGCCCGGACCGGCACTACGATCGCCACGGCCTGGAACGCATGACCTCGGAGATCCTGGACGTCTCCATCCCCACGGTGGTGATCCCCATCTTCCCGGGCAAGAACGTCACCGTGCTCGCGGAGGTGGTGGCGCTGGATCACATGCTGCGCACCTATGGCTTCAATGCGGCCGAGAACCTCCAGGAGCGCATCGTCAGCAATGCCAAGGCCCGCGCGCACCTCGAGGAGTATCTTGCCAACGACAAAGAATGA
- a CDS encoding N-6 DNA methylase translates to MVRRRGRELELLPRAIQALVQRHADSPAALWGWIERLQDARELQGTVAVPRQGVVATPARVARLMAERLLRGPHGNRPLRLLDAGCGSGRLLTAALREASRRRLRLGCEGVETDVAAARWAQALEEVHRAAGAALVGWKILHADFLLDYAPPSHFDLCIANPPWVAARALSAGYRRKLHSHLRGMGRADLSALFVQRLLEVLRPGGRLCVIVPNKLLASDYATALRHRLLQDFRLEEVWDLAGDGVFSAHAAYPVILVVAHRRPAAGDTVAVHHGGGAVRTRWPQEALLALPRHVVPLDLPADSWPLLRRLLAGPRLGDAVPVGCGLAVPGFQRAMDRGRDRIICSGDIRPFRVRGRRRFAPQQLDLGRRTLARQKVPKVVIPGMFRRLHAAFDARGDLLGRVYFVPVSGRADSRRALLLALLNSRLYAVLYRGLFGGVAQSGGYLRLNAPYLRRLPWPQRAPSAALLRLVQEIERSGAPESGRARLDRGVEDLFGLAAPERRLVARLERRLHPGPSGSPRTARRLSRLSGSAPEVAPS, encoded by the coding sequence ATGGTGCGGCGGCGCGGTCGAGAGCTCGAACTCTTGCCTCGAGCCATACAAGCGCTGGTGCAACGTCACGCCGACTCGCCGGCGGCGCTCTGGGGTTGGATCGAGCGGCTCCAAGACGCGCGTGAGCTGCAAGGCACCGTCGCTGTACCGCGGCAAGGGGTGGTGGCGACGCCGGCGCGCGTGGCCCGCCTCATGGCCGAGCGTCTCCTGCGTGGCCCGCATGGAAACCGGCCGTTGCGCTTGCTGGACGCGGGCTGCGGTTCCGGACGCCTGCTGACCGCGGCGCTGCGCGAAGCGTCGCGCCGCCGACTCCGCTTGGGCTGCGAAGGGGTGGAAACCGACGTCGCTGCCGCACGCTGGGCGCAAGCTCTGGAGGAAGTCCACCGCGCCGCCGGCGCCGCCCTCGTCGGCTGGAAGATCTTGCACGCCGATTTCCTCCTGGACTATGCGCCCCCGTCGCACTTCGACCTCTGCATCGCCAACCCTCCTTGGGTGGCGGCGCGCGCGCTCAGCGCTGGTTACCGCCGCAAGCTGCACTCGCACCTGCGCGGCATGGGGCGCGCCGATCTGAGCGCCTTGTTCGTGCAACGGTTGCTCGAGGTGTTGCGTCCCGGCGGCCGGCTGTGCGTCATCGTGCCGAACAAGCTGCTGGCGTCGGACTACGCCACCGCGTTGCGCCACCGTCTGCTGCAGGATTTCCGCCTCGAGGAAGTCTGGGATCTAGCCGGCGACGGCGTCTTCAGCGCCCACGCCGCCTATCCCGTCATCCTCGTCGTCGCCCACCGGCGTCCCGCCGCGGGAGACACCGTCGCCGTGCATCACGGCGGTGGAGCGGTGCGGACGCGCTGGCCACAGGAGGCTCTTCTCGCGCTGCCGCGCCATGTCGTGCCCCTCGATCTCCCCGCCGACTCCTGGCCGCTGCTGCGGCGCTTACTCGCAGGACCCCGCCTGGGCGACGCGGTCCCCGTCGGTTGCGGTCTCGCGGTCCCGGGCTTCCAGCGCGCCATGGATCGAGGTCGGGATCGCATCATCTGCAGCGGCGACATCCGTCCGTTCCGCGTGCGCGGCCGCCGCCGTTTCGCGCCGCAGCAACTGGACCTCGGGCGCCGCACCCTGGCGCGCCAGAAGGTTCCCAAGGTGGTGATCCCGGGCATGTTCCGCCGTCTCCACGCCGCTTTCGATGCCCGTGGCGATCTGCTCGGACGGGTGTACTTCGTTCCTGTCAGCGGGCGCGCCGACTCTCGCCGGGCGCTGCTCTTGGCCTTGCTCAACTCGCGCCTCTATGCCGTGCTCTATCGCGGTCTCTTCGGCGGCGTCGCCCAGTCGGGGGGCTACCTGCGCTTGAATGCCCCCTACTTGCGGCGCCTGCCCTGGCCGCAGCGGGCTCCCTCGGCGGCGCTCCTTCGTCTGGTGCAGGAGATCGAAAGGTCCGGCGCCCCGGAGAGCGGCAGGGCGCGGCTCGACCGCGGCGTGGAGGATCTCTTCGGCTTGGCGGCGCCGGAGCGCCGTCTGGTTGCGCGTCTGGAGCGGCGCCTCCACCCGGGACCATCGGGGAGTCCACGAACCGCACGGAGATTGTCCAGGCTGAGCGGGAGCGCCCCGGAAGTCGCCCCCTCCTGA
- the raiA gene encoding ribosome-associated translation inhibitor RaiA has translation MQVSVTGRHYEVTPALRTYIDARLGRLHRYMDKIHSALVTLSAEKHRYRAEIVLHTRGKEFTGKETAVDMYSALDRVGDKLEKQLARFKDRRTTARRRAGAKAARTNGRPVSGTLRVLRAGTVGRTPQEHEILQAGDFPIESLTVDEAILRLEEVDETFVVFANRSSELIHIVFKRGDGNYGVLNLHATH, from the coding sequence ATGCAAGTCTCGGTCACGGGTCGCCACTACGAGGTCACCCCTGCCCTGCGCACATACATCGACGCGCGCTTGGGCCGCTTGCATCGGTACATGGACAAGATCCATTCGGCCCTGGTGACCTTGAGCGCGGAGAAGCACCGCTACCGAGCCGAAATCGTCTTGCACACACGGGGCAAGGAGTTCACCGGCAAGGAAACCGCGGTGGACATGTACTCGGCCCTGGACCGGGTGGGCGACAAGCTGGAGAAGCAGCTGGCCCGCTTCAAGGACCGCCGCACCACGGCGCGGCGGCGCGCCGGCGCCAAGGCCGCCCGCACCAACGGCCGGCCGGTGAGCGGCACGCTGCGCGTGCTGCGGGCCGGAACCGTGGGGCGCACGCCGCAAGAGCACGAGATCCTCCAGGCTGGTGATTTCCCCATCGAGAGCCTGACGGTGGACGAAGCCATCCTCCGGCTGGAGGAAGTGGACGAGACCTTCGTCGTCTTCGCCAACCGCTCCAGCGAGCTGATCCACATCGTCTTCAAGCGCGGCGACGGCAACTACGGCGTGCTCAACCTCCACGCCACGCACTAG
- the ptsP gene encoding phosphoenolpyruvate--protein phosphotransferase, with protein MPRPAKELRLRGVAVSPGIAMGNAYVQRPREILAPNYVVAPERVDEELRRFHAALDRAREEIRESRMRLAEKIGEDHAKIFDAHLLILEDTKAIDDTETLVRQDLMCAEFAFNRVIGRILESFDSIGDSYLRERRADVEDVRRRVLHILIGLEPASFGALNAESILISRELSPSDTAMIDRRYVLGVATELGGRTSHAAILARSYGIPAVVGLEGLCDQVRHGDAILIDGHAGLVVLRPTEASRKEYEEARQRFHELERELLTLKDYPAITRDGRKIELSANVKTPEDSELALAKGAKGVGLYRTEWFFLTRDALPSEEEQVQQYTQIAQAIAPDPVIFRALDIGGDKFASYLGPGKSELNPFLGWRGIRFLLTRRDILRTQLRAFLRASVAGKVKVMFPMITGLEEVRATRALVDEVRRELQEENRPFDPDIEVGLMIETPAAVAIADLLAQETDFFSIGSNDLVQYTLAVDRSNARISYLYEPMHPSVLRLVRNTVDAGHAHGIWVGMCGEIAGDPLYSVLLVGLGLDELSISAYMIPEVKRIIRGITYDEAKMLARKALGLSTAAEIRRLVSSVMHERFPELVAAETSEEAP; from the coding sequence ATGCCTCGTCCCGCCAAGGAACTGCGCCTGCGCGGCGTCGCCGTCTCCCCTGGTATCGCCATGGGCAATGCCTACGTGCAGCGCCCGCGGGAGATCTTGGCACCCAACTACGTCGTGGCGCCGGAACGGGTGGACGAGGAGCTCCGACGCTTTCACGCCGCCCTCGACCGCGCCCGTGAAGAGATCCGCGAGAGCCGCATGCGGCTGGCGGAGAAGATTGGCGAGGATCACGCCAAGATCTTCGATGCTCACCTGCTGATCCTCGAGGACACCAAGGCCATCGACGACACGGAGACCCTGGTGCGTCAGGATCTCATGTGCGCCGAGTTCGCCTTCAACCGCGTCATCGGCCGCATCCTCGAATCCTTCGACAGCATCGGCGACTCCTACCTGCGCGAGCGCCGCGCCGACGTGGAAGACGTGCGCCGCCGGGTGCTGCACATTCTCATCGGCCTGGAGCCGGCGTCCTTCGGCGCTCTCAACGCCGAATCGATCCTGATCTCCCGCGAGCTCAGCCCCTCGGACACCGCCATGATCGACCGGCGCTACGTCCTCGGCGTCGCCACCGAGCTCGGCGGGCGCACCTCCCATGCCGCCATCCTGGCGCGCAGCTACGGCATCCCCGCCGTCGTCGGCCTCGAGGGCCTGTGCGATCAGGTGCGCCACGGTGATGCCATCCTCATCGACGGCCACGCCGGGCTCGTCGTGCTGCGGCCCACGGAAGCCTCGCGGAAGGAGTACGAGGAAGCGCGACAGCGCTTCCACGAGCTCGAGCGCGAGCTGCTCACCTTGAAGGATTATCCGGCCATCACCCGGGATGGGCGGAAGATCGAGCTCTCTGCCAACGTGAAGACGCCGGAGGATTCGGAGCTCGCCCTGGCGAAAGGGGCGAAAGGGGTCGGCCTCTACCGCACCGAGTGGTTCTTTCTCACCCGCGACGCCTTGCCGAGCGAGGAAGAGCAGGTGCAGCAGTACACCCAGATCGCCCAGGCCATCGCGCCGGACCCGGTGATCTTCCGCGCCCTCGACATCGGCGGCGACAAGTTCGCCAGCTACTTGGGCCCGGGCAAGAGCGAGCTCAACCCCTTCCTTGGTTGGCGGGGCATCCGCTTCCTGCTGACGCGGCGCGACATCCTGCGCACCCAGCTGCGCGCCTTCCTGCGCGCCTCGGTGGCCGGGAAGGTGAAGGTCATGTTCCCCATGATCACCGGCCTGGAGGAGGTGCGCGCCACCCGCGCCCTGGTGGACGAGGTGCGTCGCGAGCTGCAGGAGGAGAACCGCCCCTTCGACCCGGACATCGAAGTGGGTCTCATGATCGAGACGCCGGCGGCCGTCGCCATCGCCGATCTCCTGGCGCAGGAGACCGACTTCTTCAGCATCGGCTCCAACGACCTGGTGCAGTACACCCTCGCGGTGGACCGGAGCAACGCCCGGATCAGCTACCTCTACGAGCCCATGCACCCGAGCGTGCTGCGTCTGGTGCGTAACACCGTCGACGCCGGGCACGCCCACGGCATCTGGGTGGGCATGTGCGGCGAGATCGCCGGCGACCCGCTCTACAGCGTGCTCCTCGTCGGCCTGGGGCTGGACGAGCTCTCGATCAGTGCGTACATGATCCCGGAGGTGAAGCGCATCATCCGGGGCATCACCTACGACGAAGCCAAGATGCTGGCGCGCAAGGCGCTCGGTCTCTCCACCGCGGCGGAGATCCGCCGCCTCGTCTCCTCCGTCATGCACGAGCGCTTCCCCGAGCTCGTGGCGGCGGAGACGAGCGAGGAAGCTCCGTGA
- a CDS encoding alpha-amylase/4-alpha-glucanotransferase domain-containing protein, whose amino-acid sequence MSRTAFVFALHNHQPVGNFDHVFEHAHTQAYAPMLAVLARHPQMRACLHQSGVLWEWMEAHHPEYLEQVRVLVRRGQLELLSGGFYEPILVAIPEADRQEQIARLQRFLESRFGVVPRGAWLAERVWEPQLAETLARAGLQYTVVDDTHFQSAGWPASSLLGSFLTEDNGNLLRVFPIAKRLRYLLPFAEPEEAVEYLRQQAQAGEGVLMVHADDGEKFGIWPGTHARCYEQGWLERFFTAVEAQSDWLQTTTFADSLTTHPARGRIYLPTASYSEMMEWALPVPAQAQLHAARELLAAQEGGAALQDFVRGGFWRNFLARYPEGNWLHKKMMHLSRRLSLARARGESRNGEVQQAAEHLLRSQSNDAYWHGLFGGLYLPHLRSALYHEIVRAEALLDGDGGHATEVLDYDVDGRPEIVLRTTRALAVLKPDSGGAVFELDDRQRGFNVLDLLARRPEAYHERLRRGSEKAAADASGTVSIHDLVVAKEPELEKALLYDAYRKGSFIDHLLPASATSESWEKAALPELASPWAEAYDWRLEGDSVRLECTVPLRAPASGKLVVSRRLRLQGASLEAEYEVWLDGEAAPECRFGVELAANLLAGRAPDRWLEANGVRLDPGHLASRGVLHGVERLDLVDAWSGIRVRLACSEPMEVWRTPIETVSTSESGFERVYQGTAFLFLRTLEPRVPWKARLVQSLGDA is encoded by the coding sequence ATGTCTCGCACCGCCTTCGTTTTCGCCCTCCACAACCACCAGCCGGTGGGGAACTTCGACCACGTCTTCGAGCATGCCCACACCCAGGCCTATGCGCCCATGCTCGCCGTCCTGGCGCGGCATCCCCAGATGCGTGCCTGCCTGCATCAGAGCGGTGTCTTGTGGGAATGGATGGAGGCCCACCATCCGGAATACCTGGAGCAAGTACGCGTTCTGGTGCGACGCGGGCAGCTGGAGCTGCTCTCCGGCGGTTTCTACGAGCCCATCCTGGTGGCCATCCCGGAAGCGGATCGGCAGGAGCAGATCGCGCGCCTCCAGCGCTTCTTGGAGTCGCGCTTCGGCGTGGTGCCGCGGGGGGCGTGGCTCGCCGAGCGCGTCTGGGAGCCGCAGCTGGCGGAGACCTTGGCGCGCGCCGGTCTGCAGTACACCGTCGTGGACGACACGCACTTCCAGAGCGCCGGTTGGCCCGCGTCGTCGCTCCTCGGTTCGTTTCTCACCGAAGACAACGGCAACCTGCTCCGCGTCTTCCCCATTGCCAAGCGGTTGCGCTACCTGCTGCCCTTCGCCGAGCCCGAGGAGGCGGTGGAGTATCTGCGCCAGCAAGCCCAGGCGGGCGAGGGCGTCCTGATGGTGCACGCCGACGACGGCGAGAAGTTCGGCATCTGGCCGGGAACGCACGCGCGCTGTTACGAGCAGGGCTGGCTCGAGCGGTTCTTCACCGCCGTCGAAGCGCAGAGCGACTGGCTGCAGACCACGACCTTCGCCGACAGCCTGACGACCCACCCGGCGCGGGGACGCATCTACCTGCCGACGGCCTCCTACAGCGAGATGATGGAGTGGGCCCTGCCGGTGCCGGCGCAAGCGCAACTGCACGCGGCGCGAGAGCTCCTGGCGGCGCAGGAAGGCGGCGCCGCGCTGCAGGACTTCGTCCGCGGCGGTTTCTGGCGCAACTTCCTGGCGCGCTATCCGGAGGGCAACTGGCTGCACAAGAAGATGATGCACTTGAGCCGGCGCTTGTCTCTGGCCCGCGCCCGCGGCGAGTCACGGAACGGCGAGGTGCAGCAGGCGGCGGAGCACCTCCTCCGTAGCCAGAGCAATGACGCTTACTGGCATGGTCTCTTCGGCGGCCTCTACTTGCCGCATCTGCGCTCGGCGCTCTACCACGAGATCGTCCGCGCCGAAGCGCTCCTGGATGGAGACGGCGGCCACGCCACGGAAGTCCTGGACTACGACGTGGACGGCAGGCCCGAGATCGTGCTGCGCACGACACGCGCACTGGCAGTGCTCAAGCCCGACAGCGGTGGCGCCGTCTTCGAGCTCGACGACCGCCAGCGCGGTTTCAACGTCCTCGACCTGCTGGCGCGGCGTCCCGAGGCCTACCACGAGCGCTTGCGCCGTGGAAGCGAGAAGGCGGCGGCGGACGCCTCCGGCACCGTCAGCATCCATGACCTGGTGGTGGCGAAGGAACCGGAGCTGGAGAAGGCCCTACTCTACGACGCCTACCGCAAGGGTTCGTTCATCGATCACTTGCTGCCTGCCTCGGCCACCTCGGAGAGTTGGGAGAAGGCGGCGCTTCCCGAGCTGGCTTCGCCCTGGGCAGAAGCCTACGACTGGCGTCTGGAGGGAGACAGCGTCCGCCTCGAGTGCACCGTGCCGTTGCGCGCGCCGGCGTCCGGCAAGCTCGTCGTCAGCCGTCGTCTCCGGCTCCAGGGCGCCTCGTTGGAGGCGGAATACGAGGTGTGGCTGGATGGCGAGGCTGCGCCGGAGTGCCGCTTCGGCGTCGAGCTCGCCGCGAATCTGCTGGCCGGACGAGCGCCGGACCGTTGGCTGGAGGCGAACGGCGTGCGTCTCGATCCGGGTCATCTGGCGAGCCGCGGCGTCCTCCACGGCGTCGAGCGCCTCGATCTCGTCGACGCCTGGAGCGGCATCCGCGTGCGCCTCGCGTGCAGCGAGCCGATGGAAGTCTGGCGCACACCCATCGAAACCGTGTCCACCTCGGAGAGCGGCTTCGAGCGCGTCTACCAGGGCACAGCCTTTCTCTTCCTGCGCACCCTCGAACCGCGTGTGCCGTGGAAAGCGAGACTGGTCCAGAGTCTGGGCGACGCATGA
- the lptB gene encoding LPS export ABC transporter ATP-binding protein translates to MKTNGNRRAGVLEGRQLTKNYGSRRVVDGIDLQVRSGEIVGLLGPNGAGKTTTFYMLVGMIKPNSGQVLLGEEDVSRLPMYKRARRGLGYLPQEPSVFRRLSVEDNILGILETLHLPRAERTQRMEALLEEMRLTHVRKNRGTQLSGGERRRVEISRALTTDPQFMLLDEPFSGIDPIAVADIQQVVGQLRDRGMGVLITDHNVRETLRITDRAYIMYEGKILLSGTAHDLASDPEARKIYLGERFQL, encoded by the coding sequence ATGAAGACGAACGGCAATCGCCGGGCCGGCGTCCTCGAGGGACGCCAGCTGACGAAGAACTATGGTTCCCGGCGCGTCGTGGACGGCATCGATCTGCAGGTGCGAAGCGGCGAGATCGTCGGGCTGCTGGGGCCGAACGGCGCCGGCAAGACCACGACCTTCTACATGCTGGTGGGCATGATCAAGCCCAATTCCGGACAAGTTCTCCTGGGTGAGGAGGACGTGTCGAGGCTGCCGATGTACAAGCGCGCCCGCCGCGGCCTCGGTTACTTGCCACAGGAGCCGTCGGTGTTCCGGCGTCTCAGCGTGGAGGACAACATCTTAGGGATTCTGGAAACCCTGCACCTGCCGCGCGCCGAGCGCACCCAGCGCATGGAAGCCCTGCTGGAGGAGATGCGCCTCACCCACGTGCGCAAGAATCGCGGTACGCAGCTTTCCGGTGGGGAAAGGCGGCGCGTGGAGATCTCCCGCGCCCTCACCACGGATCCGCAGTTCATGCTCCTGGACGAGCCGTTCTCCGGCATCGATCCCATCGCGGTCGCCGACATCCAGCAGGTGGTCGGCCAGCTGCGCGATCGTGGCATGGGTGTCCTCATCACGGATCACAATGTCCGGGAGACCCTGCGGATCACCGATCGCGCCTACATCATGTACGAAGGAAAGATTCTGCTGTCGGGAACGGCCCACGATCTTGCGTCGGACCCCGAGGCGCGCAAGATTTATTTGGGGGAACGGTTCCAACTCTAA
- the rpoN gene encoding RNA polymerase factor sigma-54 produces the protein MKFGLQMRQTQRLVMTPKLQQALKLLQVPTLELQQILKQEILQNPLLEEVEEVEEDEEEMGAEAQTAEESPVPETAEAPAESENGDKDPEESWDEYFHEGFDLGYKRSEDQQEEFFERVPVARTSFVDSLLSQLRILTSDPMELRIGEYLIGSLNESGYLTCSLVEVANTFKAEEAVVERVLGYIQSMEPVGIGARSLQEALLIQLRHRRLADSITAEIVRNHFEALKQRKYTEIAKKLHISVEEVQEHANAIKDLDPKPGLELMTDEVRYITPDLIVERVGDDYVVFLNDKNIPRLRISSAYKRELDRGPSNGNKETRDFILGRLSSARWLIQTIEQRRKTMVKVMECIVDEQRDFFEKGPGFLRPLTLQQVASRIGMHESTVSRVTTNKYVQTPRGVFELKYFFSSSLETEDGDEVSAKAAKTRILDIIGKEDARRPLSDQKIADILKQDGLIIARRTVAKYREQLRILPARLRKQY, from the coding sequence ATGAAGTTCGGCCTCCAGATGCGGCAGACGCAGCGCCTGGTCATGACTCCGAAGCTGCAGCAGGCGTTGAAGCTCCTGCAGGTCCCGACGCTGGAACTACAACAGATCCTCAAGCAGGAAATCCTGCAGAACCCGCTCCTGGAGGAAGTGGAAGAGGTCGAGGAGGACGAGGAAGAGATGGGGGCCGAGGCGCAGACGGCGGAGGAAAGCCCGGTGCCGGAGACGGCCGAGGCGCCCGCCGAGTCGGAGAACGGTGACAAGGATCCCGAGGAATCGTGGGACGAGTACTTCCACGAAGGCTTCGACCTGGGCTACAAGCGCAGCGAGGATCAGCAGGAGGAGTTCTTCGAGCGCGTCCCCGTGGCCCGCACCTCCTTCGTGGACTCGCTCTTGAGCCAGCTCCGCATCCTCACCAGCGACCCGATGGAGCTGCGCATCGGCGAGTACCTCATCGGCAGCCTCAACGAAAGTGGCTACCTGACCTGCTCCCTCGTCGAGGTGGCCAACACCTTCAAGGCGGAAGAAGCGGTGGTGGAGCGCGTCCTGGGCTACATCCAGAGCATGGAGCCCGTGGGGATCGGCGCCCGCAGCCTGCAGGAAGCGCTGCTCATCCAGCTGCGCCACCGCCGCCTGGCAGACTCGATCACCGCCGAGATCGTCCGCAACCATTTCGAGGCGCTGAAGCAGCGCAAGTACACCGAGATCGCCAAGAAGCTCCACATCTCGGTGGAAGAGGTGCAGGAGCACGCCAACGCCATCAAGGATCTCGACCCCAAGCCCGGGTTGGAGCTCATGACCGACGAGGTCCGCTACATCACGCCGGACCTCATCGTCGAACGCGTCGGCGACGACTACGTGGTCTTCCTCAACGACAAGAACATCCCGCGCCTGCGCATCAGCAGCGCCTACAAGCGCGAGCTCGATCGCGGGCCATCCAACGGCAACAAGGAGACCCGGGATTTCATCCTCGGGCGCCTGTCCTCGGCGCGCTGGCTCATTCAGACCATCGAGCAGCGGCGGAAAACGATGGTCAAGGTCATGGAGTGCATCGTGGACGAGCAGCGCGACTTCTTCGAGAAGGGCCCGGGGTTCCTGCGCCCCTTGACCCTGCAGCAGGTCGCCAGTAGAATTGGAATGCACGAAAGTACGGTGAGTCGCGTCACCACGAACAAGTATGTGCAGACGCCACGAGGCGTCTTCGAACTGAAGTACTTCTTCTCCTCCAGCCTCGAAACCGAGGATGGAGACGAGGTGTCGGCGAAGGCGGCGAAGACGCGCATCCTGGATATCATCGGCAAGGAAGACGCGCGGCGGCCGCTTTCGGATCAGAAGATCGCCGACATTCTCAAGCAGGACGGGCTGATCATCGCTCGCCGCACGGTGGCGAAGTACCGCGAGCAGTTGAGGATCCTGCCCGCCCGCTTGCGGAAGCAGTACTGA